In a genomic window of Punica granatum isolate Tunisia-2019 chromosome 6, ASM765513v2, whole genome shotgun sequence:
- the LOC116210323 gene encoding protein CHUP1, chloroplastic, protein MKRQELTVPLPPPPPPPPPPPHGTGGGDEDGSDIILILRTELEASLQRNDSLEKDNLELRKEVARLKSQISALRAHDNERKSLLWKKIHSSIDTENALLLASQAQQKPSPPPANAFDQHHLRIETDNLCLKSKLDFVPGKERADRVPKPPPKPIAFPSNSLKEMNGKKMPPAPAPPPPPPPSKSSVGTRAVRRVPEVVELYRSLTRKDACTDNKSNPAGAPAVIFNRNMIGEIENRSTYLSAIKSEVERQGQFINFLIKEVDSAAFKDISDVETFVKWLDEELSSLVDERAVLKHFPQWPERKADAMREAAFSYRDLRNLDSEVTSFRDNPKEPLTSALRRMQALQDRLEGSINNMERVRDSTSKRYREFQIPWQWMQDTGLVGQMKLSSLRLGKEYMKRVARELRGESNTNGCSCSSVEGNLNLLLQGVRFAYRVHQFAGGFDEETIQAFEELKKFK, encoded by the exons ATGAAAAGGCAAGAACTAACAGTGCCGCTGCCAccgccaccaccaccaccaccaccaccaccgcaTGGAACTGGAGGTGGAGACGAAGATGGCTCCGACATCATCTTGATCCTCAGAACGGAGCTTGAAGCTTCTCTACAAAGGAATGACTCCCTGGAGAAAGATAACCTGGAATTGAGGAAAGAAGTGGCACGCCTGAAATCACAGATAAGCGCTCTCAGAGCACATGACAATGAGAGGAAATCCCTTCTCTGGAAGAAGATACACAGCTCCATCGACACTGAGAATGCCCTCCTCCTCGCATCTCAGGCTCAGCAGAAGccatctcctcctcctgctAATGCATTCGATCAACATCATCTAAGAATAGAGACGGACAACTTGTGTTTAAAATCGAAGCTGGATTTTGTGCCCGGAAAAGAAAGAGCAGACAGAGTACCCAAGCCGCCACCGAAGCCGATTGCTTTTCCGTCTAATTCCCTCAAGGAAATGAACGGAAAGAAGATGCCGCCTGCACCCGCACCCCCACCGCCCCCACCACCATCAAAGTCGTCAGTCGGGACCAGGGCAGTGCGCCGAGTGCCTGAAGTTGTGGAGTTGTACCGTTCCCTTACCAGGAAAGACGCGTGCACCGACAACAAATCGAACCCAGCAGGGGCTCCAGCAGTTATATTCAACAGGAATATGATCGGGGAAATCGAAAATCGATCCACCTATCTTTCGGCT ATCAAATCAGAAGTTGAGAGGCAAGGTCAGTTTATCAATTTCTTAATCAAAGAAGTGGATTCTGCAGCCTTCAAAGACATTTCCGACGTGGAGACATTTGTGAAATGGCTGGATGAGGAGCTCTCATCCTTGGTGGATGAAAGGGCGGTGCTGAAGCATTTCCCACAGTGGCCAGAGCGGAAAGCGGACGCGATGAGGGAAGCAGCTTTCAGCTACCGAGACCTCAGAAATCTTGATTCTGAAGTGACATCGTTCAGGGACAACCCGAAGGAACCTTTGACGAGTGCATTAAGACGGATGCAAGCACTGCAAGACAG gttgGAAGGGAGCATCAATAACATGGAGCGTGTGAGGGACAGCACGAGTAAGAGGTACAGAGAGTTCCAGATCCCTTGGCAATGGATGCAGGATACAGGACTAGTTGGTCAG ATGAAACTAAGCTCATTGAGACTGGGGAAAGAGTACATGAAAAGGGTAGCAAGAGAACTGCGTGGGGAAAGTAATACTAATGGTTGCTCTTGCTCATCAGTAGAAGGCAACCTCAACCTACTGCTCCAAGGAGTTCGATTTGCGTACCGAGTACACCAG TTCGCAGGAGGCTTTGATGAAGAGACAATCCAGGCATTTGAAGaactaaaaaaattcaaataa
- the LOC116212330 gene encoding uncharacterized protein LOC116212330, giving the protein MEKSYKSRWRFKVDNDKCFQGYTTSSNTNEPTNEDADIDCLVRPQGKEAAKRENEAKSKAEKRFDAKGNAGLSPLQKCMGIMRMLAYKIAIDTVKDYLRLRESTAIECLEKFVHRIFSIFKGPYLGRPNADDVQRLLWIGDARGFSGMMGNIDCMHWQWKNCSKA; this is encoded by the exons ATGGAGAAGTCTTATAAATCCAGATGGAGGTTCAAAGTGGACAATGACAAATGCTTCCAAGGGTATACGACATCGTCCAACACCAATGAGCCAACAAACGAGGATGCGGATATAGACTGTCTAGTTCGTCCACAAGGCAAAGAAGCAGCCAAGAGAGAGAACGAAGCAAAATCAAAAGCTGAAAAG AGGTTCGATGCAAAAGGCAACGCAGGCTTATCCCCGTTGCAAAAATGCATGGGTATCATGCGTATGTTAGCATACAAAATAGCAATTGACACCGTTAAAGACTATCTCCGCCTAAGGGAGAGCACCGCAATCGAATGTTTGGAAAAGTTCGTCCACCGCATTTTCTCGATTTTCAAGGGTCCATACTTGGGAAGGCCTAATGCAGACGATGTCCAACGCTTGCTATGGATAGGAGATGCCCGTGGCTTCTCTGGTATGATGGGCAACATTGACTGCATGCACTGGCAGTGGAAAAACTGCTCGAAAGCTTAG
- the LOC116212331 gene encoding pyruvate decarboxylase 2-like, giving the protein MGLPSAVIAETGDSWFNRHKLKLPEGCGYKIQMQYGFIGWSVGATLGYAQSVPEKRVIACFSDGSFQVTAQDVSTVHNDGGNCWTAKVRTVGELTESIATATGEKKDCFVLHRSDCSRG; this is encoded by the exons ATGGGCCTGCCTTCGG CCGTGATTGCTGAGACGGGTGATTCATGGTTTAATCGCCATAAGCTTAAGCTGCCTGAAGGATGTGG GTACAAGATCCAAATGCAATACGGTTTCATTGGGTGGTCTGTTGGGGCAACACTCGGTTACGCACAGTCCGTGCCAGAAAAACGGGTGATTGCTTGCTTTAGTGATGGAAGCTTCCAG GTGACCGCACAAGATGTGTCAACTGTCCACAATGATGGAGGCAACTGTTGGACTGCGAAG GTTCGTACAGTAGGGGAGCTCACAGAGTCGATTGCAACTGCCACAGGGGAGAAGAAGGATTGCTTCGTACTTCATAGAAGTGATTGTTCACGAGGATGA
- the LOC116210797 gene encoding ran-binding protein 1 homolog c-like isoform X2, with protein MASTEPEHEHREEEDAAADDEDTGAQVAPIVKLEEVAVTTGEEDEDAILDLKAKLYRFDKDGNQWKERGAGSVKLLKHKETGKVRLVMRQSKTLKICANHLVLPTMTVQEHSGNDKSCLWHATDFADGELKDELFCVRFGSIENCKTFMEMVTEIAESQKKKEENMDATSAAGLIEKLTVQEKATVDKAGEDVPAAGKEESKYDPRKADVEKKSELASSS; from the exons ATGGCTAGCACCGAACCGGAGCATGAGCACAGGGAAGAAGAGGATGCCGCCGCCGACGACGAGGACACCGGTGCTCAGGTCGCCCCCATTGTCAAGCTCGAGGAAGTTGCTGTCACCACCGGCGAAGAAGACGAAGACGCCATCCTCGATCT AAAAGCGAAGCTCTATCGATTTGACAAGGATGGAAATCAGTGGAAGGAAAGAGGCGCCGGCTCTGTTAAGCTTTTGAAACACAAGGAAACCGGCAAGGTCCGGCTTGTCATGAGGCAATCAAAAACCCTCAAGATCTGCGCCAATCATTTAG TCCTTCCGACTATGACAGTTCAGGAACACTCTGGGAATGATAAATCCTGCCTTTGGCATGCTACTGATTTTGCTGATGGCGAACTTAAGGACGAGCTCTTCTGCGTCAGATTTGGATCAATTGAGA ACTGCAAAACCTTTATGGAGATGGTCACAGAAATTGCTGAATctcaaaagaagaaagaggaaaacaTGGATGCCACTTCAGCTGCTGGCCTCATTGAAAAGTTGACTGTCCAGGAAAAGGCGACTGTAGATAAAGCTGGGGAGGATGTACCTGCTGCAGGCAAGGAGGAGAGTAAATATGACCCCCGGAAAGCCGATgtggaaaagaaaagtgaACTTGCTTCCTCATCTTGA
- the LOC116210797 gene encoding ran-binding protein 1 homolog c-like isoform X1, protein MASTEPEHEHREEEDAAADDEDTGAQVAPIVKLEEVAVTTGEEDEDAILDLKAKLYRFDKDGNQWKERGAGSVKLLKHKETGKVRLVMRQSKTLKICANHLVLPTMTVQEHSGNDKSCLWHATDFADGELKDELFCVRFGSIEKFCSATTCKQKTGPKHLPLYCCTNTLGLVQTNRLSCSSAFSYDKLALAPLCLIDCKTFMEMVTEIAESQKKKEENMDATSAAGLIEKLTVQEKATVDKAGEDVPAAGKEESKYDPRKADVEKKSELASSS, encoded by the exons ATGGCTAGCACCGAACCGGAGCATGAGCACAGGGAAGAAGAGGATGCCGCCGCCGACGACGAGGACACCGGTGCTCAGGTCGCCCCCATTGTCAAGCTCGAGGAAGTTGCTGTCACCACCGGCGAAGAAGACGAAGACGCCATCCTCGATCT AAAAGCGAAGCTCTATCGATTTGACAAGGATGGAAATCAGTGGAAGGAAAGAGGCGCCGGCTCTGTTAAGCTTTTGAAACACAAGGAAACCGGCAAGGTCCGGCTTGTCATGAGGCAATCAAAAACCCTCAAGATCTGCGCCAATCATTTAG TCCTTCCGACTATGACAGTTCAGGAACACTCTGGGAATGATAAATCCTGCCTTTGGCATGCTACTGATTTTGCTGATGGCGAACTTAAGGACGAGCTCTTCTGCGTCAGATTTGGATCAATTGAGA AATTCTGTTCGGCTACAACATGCAAACAGAAAACAGGTCCGAAGCACCTGCCTCTCTATTGTTGTACAAACACTCTTGGGTTGGTCCAGACTAATAGATTGAGCTGTTCAAGTGCCTTTTCTTATGATAAGCTAGCATTAGCTCCTCTCTGCCTTATAG ACTGCAAAACCTTTATGGAGATGGTCACAGAAATTGCTGAATctcaaaagaagaaagaggaaaacaTGGATGCCACTTCAGCTGCTGGCCTCATTGAAAAGTTGACTGTCCAGGAAAAGGCGACTGTAGATAAAGCTGGGGAGGATGTACCTGCTGCAGGCAAGGAGGAGAGTAAATATGACCCCCGGAAAGCCGATgtggaaaagaaaagtgaACTTGCTTCCTCATCTTGA